The segment agagagcaagaagcgctcgtgttgtttgaagactgtgagtgcgcgcgcacagccggggctctctctcgtacgtgcCCTGTCAGGTGccgcagtcattctattctacatcactcaccgatcaaataaggctttgacagccgccaaaaaaaaacatcaatgcagaaaaaccgctggattggttatataaccttggacagaatgttgatccggccatcgcgtatattcagcgcacataaggtaaacgttttgcaaacgttttttagagaaataaaaacaggtcgacgaatcgatgcgcatattttgcgtcgacgccatcgatgacctcgacgcgttgtcccagccctattgATTATCATATAATGCTtcactgactgatgttaagagtgtactttcagatatttaaaaagcagtgcaggtttgtttttgttttttagcaggaataaaataacttttcatgTGTACCTCAGACATTTCTGACTATATCgtccaatgacaaaaaaaaattgagaattaTAGATTAAGGTGGAGGCACCACTTCACAAAATTTAGCATTTATCAAAGAAATTCATTCTTACAGGTTtagtattaaaataattgtaaaaaaaaaaaaaaaaaaagattgctccTAACCCAGCTTAAGAGGCAAATATAAATTGATTGTTGGTTTGATTGCCTGCAAGTGCGTAAAAACGCAGTGACTCTGAAACATCTCAGCCAAAGGTGTGGgactgtgtgtttgtctgagcgGTGGCAGATGAACAGGACTCTACAGTGAACATGAGCTCATTCTGTGCTGATGCTTTATGCTGTTTTTGTTCACCGATATGATCTCTGAAATGTTAATTTCCCATTTCTCTAATACCACCTGTCTTTGACTAGCAATAGCAGTTATTGTTTGTCACTGATGTAAATAGTCAACGGCATTTAGTTCACAAGTATGCTATTTGATATGTGCTGGCCCAGTGTCCTCTTTCAGTGTGAATCATGGTAGTGTTATATGATATTATTTATTACAGTGTGTTGTTGTGTACATGTCATGAACAGGCGGTTTTGACATCAGGCATATTTCACTGCAGAGCTGTGGTCCACTCATGGACTGATAATATCACATTGCTCTTATATCTTCCTCCTTGGTTGTACGTGTTAAAGAGATAGTCTTTAAGTCTGAACTAACTGGTGTAAAAAAACAGTTGTAGTTCAGAGAAATTATCATTTCTGTCCTTTTATCTATAAGCAAATTTAAAGAGATACTTCACCCACAAACCCACAAATAAAACATACTCAGCCATCGACTTAAAACACATActtttaataacataattttatgttccacaaaacaaagaaataaatccatacaggtttaaaatgaaacaatggagatcgattttttttttttttttttgtcattttgggtgaactgtccctttaacagcATTGTCAGAATGCTGTGTTCTTTGTCATGTTCTGGTCTGAACCCCTCTGTTGGAGGGTAGTCTTTTGTGTAAAATATGGTCTATAACTTTTTGTGTAAGTATGCTATTAAATATTCTTAAGAAAtgaatagggctgcaactaacgattattttgataatcgattaatctgtcgattatttttacgattaatcgattaatcggtttatgtacttatattttagtaaattattaataaatggtctttatcattcagcatagatttaagagattttaaccattttgcactgtcatatcctcatcaaaaatatacctggagttgttttattgtgttagtaattcttttgtagaactcttctgcaatcagaacactgacccatactctagcaaatttcacaaggagatttcaaataaagttttcaccatggcagtccttagagctcctaaagtagtttaacatcccgaacgaagcttattaaggaatctttcagaacatattttcacgaagaataaggataaaacagaataaaattgcagtgcattgtattttattatttactgggaaacagctttatagcttttgctgtgaaattgtaaacaatccttcgaataaagtgccaatggcatgaaacctgaatggaactcacaatttaaagtaaaatccatcagaaggttgtccagaaaaaaaataggacacacacaaaaaacctgctgtgtgaaaaagagcagtgaataatacttagaaaaaaaagtgcatttcaaatatctacatttaactctctcattcagtcataattaggctgcacgactgaattttgaactggtaaacgacaaactgatcacagaacatgtttgtaaagctttaaatgttaactgttaaaaagcaatgttatcagcttttacgactaaacatttgcaaacaacattgtactggagaatctgcacaaataaaagtcttaggggccgttcacatatcgcgcctaaaacgcgtggaaaacgctaggcgcaccgctttctccttctttccaaagcgctcgcgcagaagcgcccctgaggcgtctgcctttgctaagcaacctccttgctctctccttgaagacgcggaaatttcagcaaaggataaatggatttgtagctcaaaaaaatcgcttgcagtagctctgctactaaatttatttcaaaatggaaatccatatacaactatgatcagctgttcctttcatcttgactgagcttttaacgttgttacgggaaaggatgaagctgattggttagttcttgtcacatgacccgcggtgcggttgctgcattctaaaaagttgaaatgtttttaactcgatgcggtgcggtgttggaaataacgaacttgagcgcgcaaaagacgcgatatgtgaacgtccccttaaacagtgcagtagtgcagagtttacaggttactcttcttttttaaaggctcaatgtaaagtactcccacatcacgctgaatgctgcagacatagacatcatatgatgtctatggctgcagagacgctgctcgggaagcacgtgacataaaacaaggccagctattggctattcgctacttctccagttgtactggctgagtaaaacctccggtggctcattactgccacactttggtcaccgcagatttgaaatatgcacgaaatgagccgcttacggcaaataaaagttatttagcaacgaatcgatgactaaattagttgacaactattttaataatcgattttaatcgattaaatcgattcattgtttcagctctagaaatGAAGAAATAATTCTGAAAATGATGTGTCATTAAATATCATTGTTGTTTTGAAATGATGCTTTTACTAGAATTAAGAGGTGCACCTGCAGCTTTCACTGGAGTTCCTTCAGTCTGACTGAAAGAGTCTCTGTCGGAGTGATCAACTCAGGAGCGCGGAAATAGAGACATACTGCCCCACTGTGGCTACAGTTTAACTGCCTTTATTCACCTATCCATAATGACAGACTGATCGAAGTTGTAGACATAAAACGACCAAACTGTTTGTTTTGGaggcattttaattttaatagcccACATATACTGCTGCACTTTTTGTATAATAAGCATGAACGGGAGAACACATTAATAACATGGCTTGACCATTAGAATTCAGTAACCAGTATACACAACAAGTCTGTCAAAAAGGTTTTTAATTTTGTGACTGGTTACTATTTAACTTTTGATGAGACCTTGAAAACTGTTTTTCTCACAGGAGTTTGTCAACACTGTACAACGTGACATTCAAACTGTATTAAGATGCACCTCTCGTAGCTTGAGAACATGAAAAACTGACAGCTGATGCATATGAATATAAGCCAGCAATTAAAAGCCAGGGTTGATTTATAATATTAAGCTGGCAAGAATTCATAGGTTTCTGATATACGTGTGCttgtttttaaccttttaacACATAAGGATAATGTTTTTGCCCATTTTGTGTTTGAATGTTTTAGGTTTATGAGACAAAAGTACCTGCTGTTGCCCTGTGTGTATGAAGACAACGCCCTTGATTAGTTGAAGTGGACCAGAAGATGTTAAAGAAATGATAGCTGCATCGGAATTACAAACAGAGTTTCATTTCACTCAGTGAGTGCACAGACACACAGGAGTAATGAATACAGATTGTGTGCATGCATGCGTTCACACATTCTCCTGCACTCTGATAATATTGATCTATTTGTGTGAACAGGGACACTGACACCCGATTCTCATCAGACACTGATTTCGATGATCCTGATGGGAGGAATGCCATCATCGGGAAAGGGAAGGTATGAGTGGACTCTGACATTTTTGATTATCAGAAAGACTTTACAAGATTTCACAAGGTTCCTTTAAATGGCCTTTTACTCCTCTTCCATGGAAATGGTTCTGGAGCTAATTATTGACCTTTATGGACTTAAAAGGaaaagttcacttaaaaatgaaagttAACTCACTCTCAAGGCTTCCGAGATgtaaagtttgtttcttcatctgaaaagaTCTGGAGAAAggcagcattgcatcacttgctcaccaatggatcctctgcagtgaatgggtgccgtcagagagAGAGTCCAAGCAGCTAATGAAACCATCACAGTAATCCACGCAACAGTTTGTAATGCATACAACTTCAAACCATTACTTATATTTGTCCTCTACCCATAATAtcgctttcttcagtgaaaaagtcataatttaggagagaaatatgcacagatcaagcacagtttaaaagaaaacagtcaaaaaaaattctgaaaaatttctgtgatattttatttatttttttcactggaggaagtgatattttgaataattgacTCTCATTCAGTGGACACTCATTCAGTACAGAGGATTCATTGGTAAGTAAGTGAAGTAATGgtaattttctccaaatctgttcctatgAAGAAACTAATCCATCCATATCTTAAATGACCTGAACGTGAGTTTATTTTCAGCAAACTTATTACGATACGGATAACGAATGATGAGGTAACCATGTTTCTGTATAACCTGCCAACAAACAAATgagtttatataaatttttttaacctaaattaatttaaatcaatatcTTTGTACAAAACTCTTTGCAACCAGTTTGCACATGATATTTGGGAACTTATTTGGTGTGGCCGTTACACCGTTCTCCAATTGCTGATTTTATCACTTTTTAACTTGTAGAGAGTTTGATTCATTTCATTATCCTGTGATGTCATTATGCTTCAGGCGAAGAAAGGAAAGAAGGGCCCTGGAGAGAAAGGGAAAGGAGCGGGGAAAGGAGCTGGACGCATGAACGGTCACCACCAGGAGAACGGCATGGAAAATGTCATGCTTTTTGAAGTGGTCAGGCTGGGAAAGAGTGCCATGCAGGTCAGTAAGCATATGACCGGCTTTTACACTGCCTTCTGTCTCGCTCTGGCATTCACATCTTAAATTCCCTCGTGTGGGTTTGTGGCTTCTGGAGGGATTTGAGTGTTGGCAGGAGAATATGCAGACAGATGTAACGCTGTGAAGTCGAGCAGATTTTGACCTTTGCAAGATTTCTGCTATCCTCTTTTGCAGTCAGTCGTTGATGACTGGATTGAGTCCTACAAAAATGACAGAGACGTGGCACTTCTCGAATTGATCAATTTCTTCATCCAGTGCTCTGGCTGCAAAGGTTTGAATGTCATTCTTCATGTGATCTGGTTTGAGCTTGTAGATAATAAATGCTGCATGACAGACATGATGGTtctcccaaaattaaaattctttcattttttatttagaattatttcaTTCCAgtctgcattatttttttatttttttttgtgaaacaaaaaaagaacatattttgaagaatgtttgcacTGCTGCCTTCCATACAATGAATGGGGACTGGGGTTATTGAGCTCCTAAAAGGACATTAAACCATGATAAAAGTGGTTCTCGTATTATATTCAAAGCTGTCTTAATCCATGTGtgagctttgtgtgaggaacagactaaaATCATAGACTAAGCCCGAATCATTACTTGTTCAAAAACAATTTGATAATTTTTGGTGTTGATTCTAGTATAGTTAGCTTAGATATCATAGTTGTCAGAATAATTATAATTCTCCTTGTGAagtttcattatatggaaaaaaaataattttgctttgtGCTAAATATTTCTGTTCtatgaataaagtaaataatgaccgaattttcatttctggatgaatgtttctttttacttttttctttttagtttatataaaaaaaaataaaaaaaataaaaacttggtaCACCTTTTAAGTCTTGAGCTAAACATACGTACCAAACTTTCAGTCTTATTTTAAGTGTTATCTTTACAGGTGTTGTCACAGGTGAGATGTTCCGCAACATGCAAAACTCTGAGATCATCAGGAAGATGACCGAAGAGTTTGATGAGGTAAACTTCACGCTTCAGCCCTGAAAAATGGCTTTCCTGAAGAACGTGTTTCATCACCACTAGTGTGTATTCTATGTATTATTTTGTGCTAACCAGTGAGAGTTGATGTTATTGCAGGACAGCGGTGATTACCCGCTCACCATGGCCGGGCCGCAGTGGAAGAAGTTCAAGTCTAGTTTCTGTGAGTTTATTGGCGTGTTGGTGCGGCAGTGTCAGTACAGCATCATCTATGACGAGTACATGATGGACACGGTCATATCACTGCTCACCGGTCTCTCTGACTCTCAAGTCCGAGCCTTCAGACACACCAGCACACTGGCAGGTCAGTATCTCTGCTGCTTTGTAAATCTGAACTTTGTTTTGATTAGTCCAAACAAGACGCATTTTTCTCTTCCCATAGCTATGAAGTTGATGACGGCCCTCGTGAATGTAGCTCTGAACCTCAGCATCAACATGGACAACACTCAGCGGCAGTACGAAGCAGAGAGGAACAAGATGATTGGCAAGAGGGCCAATGACAGACTAGAGCTTCTACTTCAAAAACGCAAGGAGGTGAGTGTTGTCTGAGACAGAGATGGTGAATATGTCTGAATAAATTCTGCATGTTGATGTTGTCTTTGAGCAACCGTGAAAGCTGAAAAGGGAAGAGTGAATAAGTGAAGCTTTCAGAGGAACAGGGGATTCATTGCGCTTTTCCCTGTGGAGACTCACTTCCCTTTGCGTGAGGCTGCCAGGCCACTGCAGCGTTTGCTGCTTTCCTTCCAAACACCTACGCCTCTGTTGGCCAACAGCCACAAAAGCACACGACCACCCAAACACTCAGCACATTTCATCTGTACGCTTTCCCCCTCATTTAAAGctgagtaaataattaaaaaaaataatcctatTCTAATGAGAAAGTGTTATTGTGAGGTCTCTCGGGTCAACCACAGAGCTCGTTCTGTCAGCATCCCTGAGGTTAGAGCTTGCCTGAGTACGAAAGCTGTTTAACTGGCGCTGTAAATGAACTGGGTTATGTAATAACAGGCCCTGCTGTTACACCATCTGCATGTGTGAGTGAGAGGTTTTATTGATGTCTTGATAGTATTGCATTAAACCACGTGGACACACAGAAGTTGAGTTGTAATATTGTTAGTTTAGAGGAATATGACAGCATCTGTAGCATGCTCTCGATTGATATATGTACAGAAAAACACTTATAGGTCAAGTCAGTGGAGCAAGCATACATCACTCGCACCATAGAttgttgtatttctttattttatacaaaCTGAATTGTTTTCTGTATAGAAGCAGATTGTGCCTACAGCAATGATTATAGTGCACTGTTATTTTCTTTACAGTTGCAAGAAAATCAAGATGAGATTGAGAACATGATGAATGCCATTTTCAAGGGTGTCTTTGTTCACCGATATCGGTATGCACTCTCATAAACGTTGATTTTCTACCAGCACAAGCTTAAATCACCAATTACTACTTCAGTGATTACTCAGTGATACTCTGTGGGTGTCTGTGGGCTTAAGTGCTTCTGTTATTCCTCCTCAGTGATGCAATAGCAGAGATCCGGGCGATCTGCATAGAGGAGATTGGCGTGTGGATGAAAATGTACAGTGATGCATTTCTTAACGACAGCTATCTGAAGTATGTGGGCTGGACGATGCATGACAAGGTGAGGATtcaatctttttttctctcctatTTCTTTAATCCCTAAATATAGAGTCAGATGGAGTTAGTCACGACACAATCCTGGAGTTGGAACGAAACCATAACACTCTTCCTTTCTCCCTCTCAGCAAGGTGAGGTGCGTCTGAAGTGTCTCACGGCTCTGCAGGGGCTGTACTATAACCGCGAGCTCAATGCCAGGCTGGAGCTCTTCACCAGCCGCTTCAAGGTGAGAGAACCATCTGGAGATGCTTCTCATCCAAAATAGACCAAACACAGAAATTAGTCATCAGAATACTCCTTTGTGAAATTATTAAGAGATTAATTCAATGATTTTGTCAGTTTTTATGGatcttttcaatattttaaaataaaatgggttGTCTATTTGTCTCCATCAGGACCGCATTGTGTCCATGACGTTGGACAAGGAGTATGACGTTGCAGTGCAAGCAATAAAACTGCTCACACTGGTGTTACAGTACGTGTAAAACATACTTCTATAGCAGTTTCTTGCATCTAtattttgcaattatattttatttgacttaTAAGTTGGTCATTTGTATTGAATATGAGTTAGAAAGAAGACAAAACAAGTgtcaacacatttttaaattttttgttgtttaaagaatttcttttttttcagcaatgAAGCATTTACTGATTAAAAGTGGTAGAAAGATTTTTAACATGatatttattcatcaaaaaatgtataaaaaaatgcatcactatcaaatattaagcagcacaaatgttttttcgcattgataataatatgaaatgctgCAGCAAATCAGCTAAATCTTTCAGAGTGGTTATAACATCAAAATAAACCACTGTTCACGAagtgaaaaaaagttaaatgtgcaGGCAACACTGTAGACACAACCAGCTGTGATAATCAGCATGACAGGATGCTCATGTGCTGTTGTTGTTTGGTTTACAGTAGCAGTGATGAGGTTCTGACTGCAGAAGACTGTGAGAGCGTGTACCATCTTGTGTATTCAGCCCACCGACCCGTCGCTGTGGCAGCTGGAGAGTTCCTCTTTAAGAAGTGAGTTTCACTCAtcctcactcactcattcatataCAATGAAGCTGTACAGGAatcttcacatttctgcttttctaTAAACCCAGTCACCGACCTACtccgtcattaaaaaaaattgtggagaTTGTGTATGAACAGACATGGTGATGAGACAACACTAGCTTGAGGTAAACTGAATAGCTTTACATTTTCATCTTTGTTCGCAGACTGTTCAGTCATCGAGACCCTGAAGATGACAGCATGCCCAAGAGACGAGGCAGACAGAGTGTGAATGCCAACCTCATCAAAACCACCGTCTTTTTCTTCTTGGAGAGTGAGGTGAGATAAAATCAACAGCATCATTGTGAATAAGGTGTCAGTCAATCAAGTCCGTGCTGTTCATATGATGAAGTTGAAGGGTGCAATTTTAGTTCAACCAGTGCTGTTAAacggaattgcaaaaataatgattttaaacgGTTTTCGCAGAAAGCCTCCTGCATACATCGTTAGCTGTGGTGTTTCAGTTTTCTTCCATTGTAGACAGTTTAATGGAAATACAATTCAATATTGAAGCATTGGAAGTCCTGAAAGTCTCTATTTTAAAAACCAAAATGGCAGATCTGTATAATTATgttctaaatttaatttaaatcattcCACACTGTATTTAAACAAACTTATTTTGTCATGAAAATAGCTCCAGCTACTGACATGTCATAAAATTTTTACTACCTACCTATATATATCCTCAGCTTCACGAGCATGCAGCCTACCTAGTGGACAGCATGTGGGACTGTGCAGCAGAGATCCTGAAGGACTGGGAGTGCATGATCAGCCTATTACTGGATGAGCCACTGCCTGGAGAGGAAGGTCCGACCCAGTGACACACCACCAGAACACACAGGGTTGACTTTTAACTGCTCTAAAGGAAGTGGGAGATTAAttacctttgtgtgtgtgttccagctCTGACGGACAGACAGGAGACGGCTCTGATAGAGATCATGCTGTGCACCATCCGTCAGGCTGCAGAGTGCCATCCTCCTGTGGGCAGAGGCACAGGCAAAAGGGTAAGACCTGATGCCACACGCATCGGCCAGCCCTTGAAGACGGATCCCTGCTTTCACACATTAACCATTACATGCTGTTCTCAATTCTCACTTGATCTTGTTTCAGGTTCTGACAGCGAAGGAGAAGAAGACTCAGCTTGATGACCGGACGAGAATGACGGAGATCTTTGCTATAGCATTGCCAGCTTTACTTGCAAAGGTTAAAGCCTGTTGAAATCTAAAGCAACATCAACTGGTATTTACAGACCATTGAAACTGATagatgtttttttattctttctttcctttcttacAGTACTCTGTGGATGCAGAGAAAGTGACAAATCTGCTGCAGCTGCCCCAGTTTTTTGATCTGGAAATCTATACCACAGGGCGTTTGGAAAAGGTCTGAATTGCATATCGTTCAAACAGAATAAATGCGCTGAATGAGCAGATTATTCACAATAGGCTGATTGTGCAGCATATAAATGGAagctattttttttcttacacagCACCTGGATTCATTGTTAAGACAAATCAGAGAGATTGTGGAGAAGCACACGGACACAGATGTACTCGAGGCTTGCTCTAAAACCTACCATGCCCTGTGCAACGAGGAGTTCACTATCTTTAACCGGGTGGATATCGCCCGTAGCCAGCTCTTGGATGAGCAAGTGGACAAGTTCAATAGGCTACTGGAGGACTTCCTGCAGGAGGTGAGGACAGCGGATGGCTCAGGGTGGAGCGTCAGGAGCAATTTGATGTTTGCATAGGAACAGCAGTTTGGCAAGAGTATATTTCTCTGTATGGATGAGTCTGATTAGTTCTCCATCTCTAACTTAACTACTTAatttagtagattttttttattattgtgttgtgTTCTAACATAAATCCATTACTGGCAAGTGAAAACAATTTGTTAGACAATGGCAGTcattaagtaattaaaaaaataacagtagcatatatatgtgtgtgtgtgtttatatttgtataggcaatgttaaaatatttcagattcagttaaaaaaaatcacaaacacaAGACTGTATATTTTGTGAACACCCCTAAAAAAATGCATATGATCACGTTTTTATGTACTTGACCCTAATATAGCCTTTATTATTCAGAGCATTTTAAAGACAGGCCAGTAGACTTATCTTACTAGTCAGTCAGTTGTAAATTTGACTTCCCTAGTACTCAATTCAAACTACTTATTTCTTAATGTTACCACAATCTATCAGAAGCTGAGAAAGTTGCAGATGTCTTATATACAGCTTGTTTTTTTTCCCACAGGGTGAAGACCCAGATGAAGATGATGCTTATCAAGTTCTGTCCACACTGAAGAGGATCACAGCTTTCCACAAGTAAGGCTTCCCTGTCTCACCTCCCTGagtattaagcccctttcacactgcgattccggcaaatacatgggTAATGTGTCCCTGCAATTGTTCCctggtcgctagattttgcactttcacactgccagtgattacccgggatatgtgcgtgctttcacacacaacccgtaaaggtcccgtaacgacacgtgacatcagtgtGTGACaggtaatgtacgagtcgaaaacattagacgttatactttcactgaatcTAGCGAACGATCTTGGCGTCAgcgtggaaagtgaggaactaactgatctctgcttcattacagtttgctcATATTTTTTCGTCCCGAACtatgatcttccttcaaaacacctggttaAAGAatcgcgcgataacgtgcgtcatcacttcgacatggcattagatctggcttttgttcacacagggctcgttccgggactgaacccagcaatgttactaggtccccgacctgggatcaatcccggaatcaatcccgggacatgtttgctttcacactgAAGGcgatgttccggcaatttgccgagTCCGGCATGCAGTGTGAGAGGGGCTTTAGCAATTGTTTACCTTTCACTTTAGGTGAAGGCTGTAATTTACTTTTCTAACACCCATTCCACTCCTTTTTTGTGTTTAGTGCTCATGACCTTTCCAAATGGGACCTCTTCACCAGCAATTACAAGTTACTGAATACTGGTATTGAAAACGGAGACATGCCTGAGCAGGTATTTATGTGCATATGAAGAATTATTGAGGTAGTGCCTGACTGGGCCAGacttaatgacaattttcacaaTTGTTACTATACAAATTGTCTTTCTCATTTAATAGTGACTTCATGTGTCACAATTGAGGCTTCACCTTTCATGATTGTGaatatttctcataattgcaacttaAGATTCATCGTTCTCATAATTGTgatcaatttatatataattgtgaCTATGTGATTATGGCTTTTTAGGACtacatttctcagaattgcatctTGAAACCTCACAATtgattttgtttcatatttttttactttatctcacaattacctgtttttctgtattttggttTTACTCCGAGACAAAACCAGGCATTTGTAGAAATAACACCTCGAAATCAGTTGAAACTTTGCTTTTGCCTCATGATTGTTGGGTAACATCACTGTCTCTCTGGACGTTTCAGATTGTCATTCACGCACTGCAGTGCACACATTACGTCATTCTTTGGAGTTTAGCCAAGGTCTCTGAGGGCACTTCTAAAAAGGTAGCTCCCATTCATATGATTCATATGCATTCATCCTCTCGTCTTATTTGCTGTGGTTTGTTGGATGTCAACATAGCATTTGCTCTCTGTAGGAGGACATGTTGACTCTGAGGAAGCAGATGAGGGCATTTTGTCTAATGTGCCAGCGTTACCTAACCAGCATTAACACCGCCGTCAAAGAGCAGGTCTGTATCAGTGGTCACAACACGTCACTATCCCTCATGCCTCAAACAGCCTGTACCTGACTGTATGTTCTCCTTCAGGCCTTCACCATCCTCTGTGACCTGCTGCTGATCTTCAGCTATCAGATCGTATCAGGTGGGAGGGAAGCTCTCGAGCCCTTAGTATACACACCCGAGGCATCCCTGCAGTCCGAGCTTCTCAATTTCATCCTGGACCACGTCTTCATTGACCAGGATGAAGACAGCAACAGCACAGGTCTATCACTGCTAATGGCATAATGTCTTTCAGTTAGAACCAACAGGCTTTGCTGAATGGATTTAGTTCCCCTGGCTGTTTAATGTTGAACGCTAACACTAAGACAACACAAAGGAAATTGGCTTTAGAAGCGTTAAATTGATTTAGAGATTAGATACTCTACTAACACTTAATCCTGTTGTGCACAGAGCTTTAGGTGAAGTAGACAGACTAGTTTAAAAGAAGAGTTCTTGGACAAATATCAACTTGTCATGCTTCATTTGTTGTCAGGTAGCAGCGTTTAAAAGGTGACCACTAGAGGGGAGCAGTTTTCCTTCTAGTGCAAGCTGTTTCATGAGCAGTATTTGAAGGtcttttttcctttgttttcGAACAGATGGGCAGCAGGATGATGAAGCCAGTAAAATCGAAGCTTTGCAC is part of the Carassius carassius chromosome 33, fCarCar2.1, whole genome shotgun sequence genome and harbors:
- the LOC132113551 gene encoding cohesin subunit SA-2 isoform X2; this encodes MIAASELQTEFHFTQDTDTRFSSDTDFDDPDGRNAIIGKGKAKKGKKGPGEKGKGAGKGAGRMNGHHQENGMENVMLFEVVRLGKSAMQSVVDDWIESYKNDRDVALLELINFFIQCSGCKGVVTGEMFRNMQNSEIIRKMTEEFDEDSGDYPLTMAGPQWKKFKSSFCEFIGVLVRQCQYSIIYDEYMMDTVISLLTGLSDSQVRAFRHTSTLAAMKLMTALVNVALNLSINMDNTQRQYEAERNKMIGKRANDRLELLLQKRKELQENQDEIENMMNAIFKGVFVHRYRDAIAEIRAICIEEIGVWMKMYSDAFLNDSYLKYVGWTMHDKQGEVRLKCLTALQGLYYNRELNARLELFTSRFKDRIVSMTLDKEYDVAVQAIKLLTLVLHSSDEVLTAEDCESVYHLVYSAHRPVAVAAGEFLFKKLFSHRDPEDDSMPKRRGRQSVNANLIKTTVFFFLESELHEHAAYLVDSMWDCAAEILKDWECMISLLLDEPLPGEEALTDRQETALIEIMLCTIRQAAECHPPVGRGTGKRVLTAKEKKTQLDDRTRMTEIFAIALPALLAKYSVDAEKVTNLLQLPQFFDLEIYTTGRLEKHLDSLLRQIREIVEKHTDTDVLEACSKTYHALCNEEFTIFNRVDIARSQLLDEQVDKFNRLLEDFLQEGEDPDEDDAYQVLSTLKRITAFHNAHDLSKWDLFTSNYKLLNTGIENGDMPEQIVIHALQCTHYVILWSLAKVSEGTSKKEDMLTLRKQMRAFCLMCQRYLTSINTAVKEQAFTILCDLLLIFSYQIVSGGREALEPLVYTPEASLQSELLNFILDHVFIDQDEDSNSTDGQQDDEASKIEALHKRRNLLAAYCKLIIYNVVEMNTGADIFKQYMRYYNDYGDIIKETMSKTRQIDKIQCAKTLILSLQQLFNEMLSDLGPSFDRSSSAFCGIKELARRFSLTFGLDQVKTREAIAMLHKDGIEFAFKEPNPQGEGHPPLNLAFLDILSEFSSKLMRQDKRTVHMYLERFMTFQMALQREDCWLPLISYRNSLQAGGDDDTMSVVSGISSRGSSVRSKKAKPATGKRKLPEGKKESSSSEVWMSREQSMQTPIMMPSPHLTSTIMREPKRLRPEESYMGVYTMTPDQQQQHAHPQTPQPQHHQTPLDYNTQVTWMLAQRQQQEEVARQQQERAMNYAKLRSNLQHAIRRGTGLMEDDEEPIVEDVMMSSEGRIEDLNEGMDFDTMDIDLPPSKNRRERSELKPDFFDPASIMDESVLGVPMF